Sequence from the Lysobacter capsici genome:
TCGAGCGCCGCGCCAGCCTCGACAGCACCCGCAAGCAGCAGCGCAACCAGCTCGGCCAGCTCGAAAAAGACCGCAAGACCCGCGCCGCGCTGGTCGCCCAGATCAACGAAAAATACGAAGACCGCAGCACCCGCGAACGCGAACTCGGCCGCGATGCGAAGGGCCTGGAGCAGTTGCTGGCCAAGTTGCGCGCGGCCGCCGCGCGCGCCGAAGCGCAGCGTCGCGCCGCCGCCAAGGCCAAGGCCGAACGCGAGGCCCGCGAGGCGCGCGCCGCCGCCGCGGCGGCCAAGGCGCAAGGCAAGCCCGCGCCGGTGCGCAAACCGCCGGTGCAGGTCGCCAGCGCGCCCGCGCCGCAGGTCGGCGGCCTGGGCTGGCCGGTGTCGGGCGCCTTGCTGGCCGGCTTCGGCGGCACCATGCCCGACGGCCGCAGCAGCGAAGGCCTGCTGATCGGCGCGCCGGCCGGCGCCACGGTCAAGGCGGTCGCCGACGGCACCGTGGTCTATTCGGAATGGATGACCGGTTACGGCCTGTTGCTGATCGTCGATCACGGCAACGGCTACATGAGCCTGTACGCGAACAACGACGCCCTGCTCAAGGACGCCGGCGCGACGGTCAAGAAAGGCGACGCGGTCGCCACGGTCGGCAGTTCCGGCGGCCACGGCCGGCCGGCGCTGTATTTCGAACTGCGCCGCGGCGGCCAGCCGGTCAATCCGAATACCTGGCTGCGGCGTTGAACGGTGACGCCGCGCAGGTAATGGCCGGGGCGAAACGGGCCGGA
This genomic interval carries:
- a CDS encoding murein hydrolase activator EnvC family protein, producing MASARGWWLASVAACSLAMSLGAHAAAQSNSRDAERKLEKIKTELKSVAAERRKLEGQRGDASQQLRQADEQVGHSNRALRDTETRLAREQAALKDLQGKRDALNASLGSKRDELSRLVRAAYAQGNDAPLKLLLSQDKVADSSRILTYHGYVQRDRARRIAELSAQLRELDALERQIVERRASLDSTRKQQRNQLGQLEKDRKTRAALVAQINEKYEDRSTRERELGRDAKGLEQLLAKLRAAAARAEAQRRAAAKAKAEREAREARAAAAAAKAQGKPAPVRKPPVQVASAPAPQVGGLGWPVSGALLAGFGGTMPDGRSSEGLLIGAPAGATVKAVADGTVVYSEWMTGYGLLLIVDHGNGYMSLYANNDALLKDAGATVKKGDAVATVGSSGGHGRPALYFELRRGGQPVNPNTWLRR